A genomic stretch from Nitrospira sp. includes:
- the pdhA gene encoding pyruvate dehydrogenase (acetyl-transferring) E1 component subunit alpha, whose translation MTMSMTREQGMELLRQMLRIRRFEERAAELYQLGKIHGFLHLYIGEEAVAAGSIPPLTSEDAIVATYREHGHALVRGTSMRSLMAELFGKATGCARGRGGSMHFFDASRRFYGGLAIVGGGLPVAVGLALADKLHGRARVTACYFGDGAVAEGEFHESLNLAALWKLPVLFVCENNLYAMGTALARHQSQPDIAKKAKAYALTAHTVDGMDVLAVDVATRRAVEFVRQGHGPYFLECLTYRFRAHSMYDAELYRTKDEVNEWKQRDPIATFQQTLRTAKLLHDEDWKQLDTSIAAEVTDAVAFAEAGPWESVEELTTDVYSRIVGDQERAGS comes from the coding sequence ATGACGATGTCGATGACTCGCGAACAGGGCATGGAGCTATTGCGGCAGATGTTGCGAATCCGCCGGTTTGAAGAGCGGGCGGCGGAACTCTACCAACTCGGCAAGATCCACGGATTTCTCCATCTCTACATCGGAGAAGAAGCCGTGGCCGCCGGCTCGATCCCTCCCCTCACGAGCGAGGATGCCATCGTCGCCACGTATCGTGAACACGGCCACGCGCTGGTCCGTGGCACATCCATGCGATCGTTGATGGCCGAATTGTTCGGCAAGGCGACCGGCTGTGCGCGCGGACGTGGAGGATCGATGCACTTTTTCGATGCCTCACGCCGCTTCTACGGCGGACTCGCGATTGTCGGCGGCGGGTTGCCGGTCGCGGTAGGGTTGGCGCTGGCCGACAAGCTGCACGGTCGAGCCCGCGTCACCGCCTGCTATTTCGGCGACGGCGCCGTGGCCGAAGGCGAATTTCATGAATCCTTGAACCTCGCCGCTTTGTGGAAACTGCCGGTGCTGTTCGTCTGCGAGAATAATTTGTACGCCATGGGCACCGCACTGGCCCGCCACCAATCACAACCGGACATCGCGAAAAAAGCAAAAGCCTACGCGCTGACGGCTCACACGGTCGACGGCATGGATGTCCTGGCCGTCGACGTAGCCACGCGCCGCGCGGTCGAGTTCGTGCGACAAGGCCACGGTCCCTACTTCCTAGAATGCCTCACATACCGTTTCCGTGCCCATTCCATGTATGACGCCGAGCTCTATCGCACCAAGGATGAAGTGAACGAGTGGAAACAGCGCGACCCAATCGCCACCTTTCAACAGACCTTGCGCACCGCCAAACTGCTGCACGATGAGGATTGGAAACAGCTGGACACTTCGATCGCCGCCGAAGTCACTGATGCCGTGGCCTTTGCGGAAGCCGGACCCTGGGAATCGGTCGAAGAGCTCACCACCGATGTGTACAGCCGAATTGTCGGCGATCAGGAGCGAGCCGGCAGCTGA
- the acsA gene encoding acetate--CoA ligase yields MPWNPIIKSRRDWDVIPNLYDYDAVRTAFSWDQARSELDWLPGRHGLNIAHEAVTRHAAGPLAQRTAIRWLGKDGTVDDYSYRRLEDLTNRFANVLHTLGVVKGDRVFVLAGRIPELYITALGTLKHRAIFCPLFSAFGPEPIRARLTIGQAKVLVTTASLYQRKVAAIREALPHLEHVLLVGDEQPTPVRAGTHNFHSLLQQAPDLYQIGTTDPEEPALLHFTSGTTGTPKGAIHVHEAVVAHHITGKLALDFHPDDIFWCTADPGWVTGTSYGLIAPLTNGLTSIVDEAEFDAERWYGILQDQGVSVWYTAPTAIRMMMKVGLSPVRQYDLRKLRFLASVGEPLNPEAVVWGEQAFGRPFHDNWWQTETGGIMIANYAAMDVRPGSMGRPLPGIEAGIVRKTDSGTVEPITEPGQQGELALRPGWPSMFRGYWNEPERYRKCFASGWYLTGDVARQDTDGYFWFVGRADDVIKTSGHLIGPFEVESVLIEHKAVAEAAVIGKPDPVAGELVKAFVSLKNGYEPDDVLKRELLGVARSRLGAVVAPKEIVFLPTLPKTRSGKIMRRLLKARELGLPEGDTSTLEGGS; encoded by the coding sequence ATGCCTTGGAACCCCATCATCAAGTCACGACGAGACTGGGACGTGATCCCGAACCTCTACGACTATGATGCCGTGCGCACGGCATTTTCGTGGGACCAGGCGCGTAGCGAACTAGATTGGCTCCCGGGGAGACACGGGCTGAATATCGCCCATGAAGCCGTCACGCGTCATGCGGCCGGGCCGCTGGCGCAACGGACGGCGATTCGATGGTTGGGAAAAGACGGGACGGTCGACGACTATTCCTACCGGCGACTGGAAGACCTGACGAACCGTTTTGCCAACGTGCTCCACACGCTTGGCGTCGTCAAGGGCGACCGGGTCTTTGTGCTCGCCGGGCGCATCCCGGAGCTCTACATCACGGCACTCGGCACGCTGAAACACCGCGCGATCTTCTGCCCGCTCTTTTCCGCCTTCGGACCGGAACCGATTCGCGCGAGGCTGACCATAGGCCAGGCCAAGGTGCTCGTGACCACGGCCTCGCTCTATCAACGAAAAGTGGCCGCCATTCGCGAGGCTCTGCCACATCTCGAACATGTGCTGCTGGTCGGTGACGAGCAGCCGACTCCGGTGCGCGCGGGGACGCACAACTTTCATTCTCTCCTGCAGCAGGCCCCGGACCTCTATCAGATCGGAACGACCGATCCCGAAGAACCGGCGCTCCTTCATTTCACCAGCGGCACGACCGGCACACCGAAAGGCGCCATTCATGTGCATGAGGCCGTGGTGGCCCACCACATCACGGGAAAGCTGGCCCTCGACTTTCATCCCGACGATATCTTCTGGTGCACGGCTGATCCCGGCTGGGTCACCGGAACGTCCTACGGCCTCATCGCACCACTCACCAACGGCTTGACCAGCATCGTGGACGAAGCCGAATTCGACGCCGAACGGTGGTACGGGATCTTGCAAGACCAGGGCGTGAGCGTCTGGTATACGGCGCCGACGGCCATCCGCATGATGATGAAAGTCGGCCTCTCTCCCGTCAGACAATACGACCTGCGGAAACTTCGCTTCCTCGCCAGCGTGGGAGAGCCACTGAACCCAGAAGCGGTCGTGTGGGGGGAACAGGCTTTCGGCCGCCCGTTTCACGACAACTGGTGGCAGACCGAAACCGGCGGCATCATGATCGCCAACTATGCGGCCATGGATGTTCGCCCCGGCTCCATGGGTCGCCCGCTGCCCGGCATTGAAGCCGGCATCGTGAGAAAAACTGATTCCGGTACGGTCGAGCCGATCACCGAGCCGGGCCAACAGGGGGAACTGGCACTGCGGCCGGGCTGGCCCTCCATGTTCCGCGGCTATTGGAATGAGCCGGAGCGATACAGAAAATGTTTCGCGAGCGGCTGGTATTTGACCGGTGACGTCGCCAGGCAGGATACGGACGGCTATTTCTGGTTCGTAGGCCGAGCGGACGACGTCATCAAGACCTCTGGGCATCTCATCGGCCCTTTTGAGGTCGAAAGCGTCCTCATCGAACACAAGGCCGTGGCGGAAGCGGCCGTGATCGGTAAGCCGGACCCCGTCGCCGGGGAACTCGTGAAGGCCTTTGTCTCGCTGAAGAACGGCTACGAGCCTGATGACGTCCTCAAACGCGAATTGCTCGGCGTGGCCCGGTCCCGCCTCGGAGCGGTAGTGGCGCCGAAGGAAATCGTGTTTCTGCCGACCCTGCCCAAGACGAGAAGCGGCAAGATCATGCGGCGCCTCTTGAAGGCGCGCGAACTCGGCTTGCCCGAGGGCGACACCTCGACGCTGGAGGGCGGTTCATGA
- a CDS encoding phosphoribosyltransferase — protein MFKNREEAGELLVQELAAFRNDSSAILLALPRGGVVVAFQLSLALHLPLDVLITRKIGAPGNPEYALGAVSETGAVYWNREALSGLALTDRDLTAAVHAQQQEVARRVALYRQGRLFPPLKDRTVILVDDGLATGATFFASVATARQAHPRRVIGAVPVGPRSTVEQARAIVDQLVVLRVPDPFYAVGNFYRDFEQVEDREVLQYLNLAEEAFVTKS, from the coding sequence ATGTTCAAGAACCGTGAAGAAGCCGGCGAACTGCTCGTGCAGGAATTGGCCGCATTTCGAAACGATTCCTCAGCCATTCTCCTGGCCCTTCCGCGCGGAGGCGTCGTCGTGGCCTTCCAACTGAGCCTGGCCCTGCATCTGCCTCTTGACGTGTTGATCACACGCAAAATCGGCGCGCCCGGCAATCCGGAATATGCGCTGGGCGCGGTCAGTGAGACGGGGGCGGTGTACTGGAACCGCGAAGCACTCTCCGGTCTTGCGCTGACGGATCGAGACCTGACGGCGGCCGTGCACGCGCAACAACAGGAAGTCGCTCGGCGTGTAGCCCTCTATCGGCAAGGGCGTCTGTTTCCCCCGCTCAAGGATCGAACCGTGATTCTGGTGGACGACGGGCTGGCCACCGGCGCGACTTTCTTTGCGTCTGTGGCAACCGCTCGCCAGGCGCATCCGCGCCGCGTGATCGGTGCCGTCCCGGTTGGCCCGCGCAGCACGGTAGAACAAGCCCGCGCGATCGTGGATCAACTCGTGGTCCTGCGGGTTCCGGATCCCTTTTATGCTGTCGGCAACTTCTACCGGGATTTCGAACAAGTCGAAGATCGTGAGGTTTTGCAGTATCTGAACCTCGCAGAAGAAGCATTTGTGACCAAGTCATGA
- a CDS encoding acyl carrier protein, whose amino-acid sequence MTTTPPEADTRAQVLRLLGDIAPEADLATLNPAVSFRDQLDLDSMDFLNFMVAIHKAFHIEIPESDYPKYMTLNGCLAQLAASRT is encoded by the coding sequence ATGACGACCACGCCGCCCGAAGCCGACACCCGCGCGCAGGTGCTCCGACTCCTGGGCGACATTGCCCCCGAAGCGGATCTCGCCACGCTCAACCCCGCTGTCAGCTTTCGAGACCAGCTCGACCTCGACTCCATGGACTTCCTGAATTTCATGGTGGCCATCCACAAAGCATTCCACATCGAGATCCCTGAATCCGACTATCCCAAATACATGACTTTGAACGGCTGCCTCGCCCAACTGGCCGCATCACGAACATGA
- a CDS encoding 2-oxo acid dehydrogenase subunit E2 gives MAEFVMPTLGADMTEGTLVQWNKRVGDRVTKGDIIAEVDTEKAAIEVECHATGIIEQLLTKPGDKVPVGTVMGVIREEGQAAAAPSQPQRSTPQPVTPQPVPPPHRGAAPPQPPGSRLRISPAARTLAAERGLDLTGLQGTGPDGAITLEDVTRATATTAGITKPADATERQARMRQTIAAAMTRSKREIPHYYLSTTIDLSRALAWLAAENRRRPVTERLLMSILFIKAVALALRHVPELNALWTDGTAVRSERIHIGTAISLRQGGLVAPALHDADRASLGELMQRFQDLVKRARAGSLRSSELSDPTITVTSLGEQGVETVFGVIYPPQVALVGFGKVVERPWVTDGQVVPRPVVTASLSADHRVSDGHRGGLFLADLDRRLQEPQSL, from the coding sequence ATGGCTGAATTTGTGATGCCCACCCTCGGGGCCGACATGACCGAGGGGACCTTGGTACAGTGGAACAAACGGGTCGGCGACCGTGTCACCAAGGGCGACATCATTGCAGAGGTCGATACGGAAAAGGCCGCCATCGAGGTCGAGTGCCATGCCACCGGAATCATCGAGCAGTTGCTGACCAAGCCCGGCGACAAGGTCCCGGTCGGCACAGTCATGGGGGTGATTCGTGAAGAGGGGCAGGCCGCGGCGGCACCATCACAGCCGCAGCGCAGCACGCCGCAACCGGTCACTCCACAGCCCGTCCCGCCGCCCCATAGAGGAGCCGCTCCTCCACAGCCTCCCGGCAGCCGCCTGCGCATCTCTCCCGCAGCCAGAACACTGGCCGCTGAGCGCGGACTTGACCTGACAGGCCTTCAGGGAACCGGGCCGGACGGGGCCATCACCCTGGAGGACGTGACCCGCGCGACCGCAACCACCGCAGGCATCACCAAGCCGGCCGACGCCACGGAGCGCCAAGCACGCATGCGTCAGACCATCGCAGCAGCCATGACTCGCTCAAAACGCGAGATCCCTCACTATTACCTGAGCACCACCATCGACCTCAGTCGCGCATTGGCATGGCTCGCCGCCGAGAATAGACGCCGGCCTGTGACCGAACGCCTGCTCATGAGCATCCTGTTCATCAAAGCAGTCGCCCTCGCACTCCGACACGTCCCCGAACTGAACGCACTGTGGACAGACGGCACAGCGGTCAGGAGCGAACGGATTCACATCGGCACGGCTATTTCCTTACGCCAAGGTGGCCTCGTTGCGCCGGCCTTGCACGACGCCGACCGTGCGAGTCTCGGCGAATTAATGCAACGGTTCCAAGACCTCGTGAAACGAGCCCGCGCCGGCTCGTTACGGAGTTCGGAGCTGTCGGACCCGACCATCACCGTCACCAGCCTGGGCGAACAAGGAGTGGAAACCGTCTTCGGAGTCATTTATCCTCCGCAAGTGGCCTTGGTGGGATTCGGCAAGGTGGTCGAACGGCCTTGGGTGACCGACGGGCAGGTCGTCCCGCGTCCGGTCGTGACCGCATCCTTGTCCGCGGATCATCGCGTCAGCGACGGCCATCGGGGGGGATTATTTCTGGCTGACCTCGATCGCCGCTTACAGGAGCCTCAATCCCTATGA
- a CDS encoding nuclear transport factor 2 family protein, producing the protein MRWTRIPVVSLWLISTLTPATAEMQLMPGAASDLDHATAEAVMTTFRRADDAIRTRDLNVVMALYSEQYDYHGLKKSDMRKVWANLFDEFQDLADAHHFSRLTKVGSGSKTIIEVTCTGSLSGLSKTGGLRVPIDSWYEEVHYMTFEDGQWRIRGNVGDSPRLMPFGTSPHPLF; encoded by the coding sequence ATGCGCTGGACCCGCATCCCGGTCGTGAGCCTGTGGCTCATCTCCACGCTCACTCCGGCAACAGCGGAGATGCAGCTGATGCCGGGAGCGGCGTCGGATCTGGATCACGCGACGGCGGAGGCGGTGATGACGACCTTCCGCAGGGCGGATGACGCGATCCGCACGCGTGACCTGAATGTCGTAATGGCCCTTTATTCCGAGCAATACGACTACCACGGACTCAAAAAATCCGACATGCGAAAGGTGTGGGCCAATCTGTTCGATGAATTCCAAGACCTCGCCGATGCCCATCACTTTTCCCGGCTGACCAAGGTGGGCAGCGGCTCCAAGACCATCATCGAAGTGACCTGCACAGGCAGCTTGTCCGGCCTCTCCAAGACCGGCGGCCTGCGCGTCCCGATCGACAGTTGGTATGAGGAAGTCCACTATATGACGTTCGAAGACGGGCAGTGGCGTATTCGCGGTAACGTCGGCGATTCTCCGCGGTTGATGCCCTTCGGCACGTCACCGCATCCTTTATTCTGA
- a CDS encoding alpha-ketoacid dehydrogenase subunit beta: MTITYREAVRIGMRTALQRDSRVFLMGEDVGKYGGTYACSKGFLDEFGSERIRDTPLSESTFVGAGIGAALGGMRPIVEVMTVNFSLLALDQIMNNAATIRHMSGGQFNVPLVVRMATGAGRQVAAQHSHSLEGWYAHIPGITVLTPATVTDARGMLLTALEQPDPVFIFEHAYLYSMEGPVEEGPLAVDISHAAVRRTGKDVSLLTFGGSLWKALAAATQLAEAGIEAEVVDLRVLRPLDRDCLLASVRKTHRAVVIDEAWRTGSFAAEISAVIMEAAFYDLDAPVARVCSEEVPIPYPKHLEDAALPTVGKIVQAVRILCKGTST; the protein is encoded by the coding sequence ATGACTATCACCTATAGGGAAGCGGTACGAATCGGCATGCGAACGGCCTTGCAGCGCGATTCTCGCGTATTCCTCATGGGGGAAGACGTCGGCAAGTACGGCGGCACCTATGCCTGCAGCAAAGGGTTTCTCGATGAGTTCGGCTCTGAACGGATTCGAGACACGCCGCTGTCAGAGAGCACCTTCGTCGGCGCTGGCATCGGCGCGGCGCTCGGCGGCATGCGGCCGATCGTGGAGGTCATGACCGTCAACTTCAGCCTCCTGGCGCTGGATCAGATCATGAACAATGCCGCGACCATCCGGCACATGTCGGGCGGACAATTCAACGTGCCGCTGGTGGTCCGCATGGCCACCGGAGCCGGTCGGCAGGTGGCCGCGCAGCATTCGCATAGTTTGGAAGGCTGGTACGCTCACATTCCCGGCATCACCGTGCTGACACCGGCAACCGTGACGGATGCACGCGGCATGCTGCTCACCGCCCTCGAACAACCGGACCCGGTCTTTATCTTCGAACACGCCTATCTCTATTCGATGGAAGGGCCTGTGGAAGAAGGACCGCTGGCGGTGGACATCTCGCATGCGGCCGTCCGCCGAACCGGCAAGGATGTCAGTCTGCTCACCTTCGGCGGCAGCCTCTGGAAGGCGTTGGCTGCGGCAACACAATTGGCAGAAGCGGGTATCGAAGCCGAGGTGGTGGATCTACGGGTCTTACGCCCGCTCGATCGTGATTGCCTTCTGGCATCGGTCCGCAAAACGCACCGGGCGGTCGTGATCGACGAAGCTTGGCGCACGGGAAGTTTTGCCGCGGAAATCTCGGCCGTGATCATGGAAGCCGCGTTTTACGACTTGGACGCCCCGGTCGCGCGCGTGTGCAGTGAAGAGGTCCCGATTCCCTACCCGAAACATCTGGAAGACGCGGCGCTGCCGACGGTGGGGAAAATTGTGCAGGCCGTGCGTATCTTGTGCAAGGGAACGTCCACATGA
- a CDS encoding cytochrome c codes for MKTFSILCALCLVILGSSWAAGQTHRGNPRDGQAIYEKTCLRCHGEKLDGNGPEGQYLIVRPANFQSVNSRAKTDWELLITIANGALFSPMHGYRGKLTDQQMLDVLAYIRSVATPDFVS; via the coding sequence ATGAAAACCTTCAGCATCCTCTGTGCCCTCTGCCTCGTCATCCTGGGAAGCTCCTGGGCCGCCGGACAAACCCACCGTGGCAACCCTCGCGACGGCCAGGCGATTTACGAAAAGACCTGTCTTCGCTGCCACGGGGAGAAGCTGGACGGGAACGGGCCGGAGGGACAGTATCTGATCGTGCGGCCGGCAAATTTTCAGTCGGTCAACTCGCGGGCCAAGACCGATTGGGAGCTGCTGATTACGATTGCGAACGGCGCCCTGTTCAGCCCCATGCACGGCTATCGCGGCAAATTGACGGATCAGCAAATGCTGGACGTGTTGGCCTACATCCGGTCCGTGGCTACACCTGATTTCGTGAGTTAG
- a CDS encoding ATPase translates to MNNQTEGGHGARHDRFVQEYQHDSYKMSGKLKEPTACKACGAVFHKGRWTWDSKPAGASEIVCPACLRIQDNYPKGFVTLKGAYKDQHRDQVMGVIHNTEAAEKKEHPLARIMAIRDQPEGLVISTTDSHLPRRIGEALKHSHHGALDVQYDKDEEFVRVTWTS, encoded by the coding sequence ATGAACAACCAGACGGAAGGCGGCCACGGCGCACGCCATGATCGATTTGTGCAGGAATACCAACACGACTCGTACAAGATGTCGGGCAAGCTCAAGGAACCGACGGCCTGCAAAGCGTGCGGGGCCGTCTTTCACAAAGGTCGCTGGACGTGGGACTCAAAGCCGGCCGGCGCGAGCGAGATCGTCTGCCCGGCCTGCTTGCGCATCCAGGACAATTACCCGAAGGGGTTCGTCACATTGAAGGGAGCCTACAAGGATCAGCATCGTGATCAAGTGATGGGGGTCATTCACAATACGGAGGCCGCGGAAAAGAAAGAGCACCCCCTGGCCCGTATCATGGCCATCCGAGACCAGCCCGAGGGCTTGGTCATCTCGACCACCGACAGCCATTTGCCGCGACGAATCGGGGAAGCGCTCAAGCACTCACATCACGGCGCATTGGACGTTCAATACGACAAAGACGAGGAGTTCGTGCGCGTCACGTGGACCAGCTAG
- a CDS encoding Hsp20/alpha crystallin family protein has translation MSGLTRWEPFRTQWNPWKELEDVEKRLSALWGRPQGKVEGQKEAISVAEWSPLVDITEDEKEYLIKAELPEVKREDVKLTVQDNVLAISGERRYEKEEKNKKYHRVERAYGNFLRSFTLPEDADGSKVSAEYKDGVLKVHLPKSEKATPKSIEVKVS, from the coding sequence ATGAGTGGACTCACCCGATGGGAACCGTTTCGCACACAGTGGAACCCCTGGAAGGAACTGGAGGATGTGGAGAAGCGCCTCTCGGCGCTCTGGGGCCGTCCCCAGGGTAAAGTGGAAGGACAGAAGGAAGCGATCTCGGTTGCGGAATGGTCGCCGCTCGTCGACATCACGGAGGACGAAAAAGAATACCTCATCAAAGCCGAGCTCCCGGAGGTCAAACGGGAAGACGTCAAACTGACCGTTCAGGACAATGTCCTCGCCATCTCCGGTGAACGGCGATATGAGAAGGAAGAAAAGAACAAAAAATATCACCGGGTGGAGCGCGCATACGGCAACTTTTTGCGCAGCTTCACGTTGCCGGAGGATGCCGACGGGAGCAAAGTTTCTGCGGAATACAAGGACGGCGTCCTGAAGGTCCATTTACCGAAATCAGAGAAGGCCACCCCCAAATCCATCGAAGTCAAGGTCTCCTGA
- a CDS encoding universal stress protein produces MRVLIALDWSEQAFAAVREASYLYDLHDVTLVHGIDLGMFQYPIVAEVSSMQGYDDFRNAMKKAGEQLLDHTTTLLPSEGVSVARVCEFAKPASLILDKARDLRPELIVLGARGRGRVGEFVLGSVSHRVAMHADCTTLIVKEREAPVKRVTVAVEGHEDGARIKAWLLAHPFKNPVDLTIVSVVQPIPATDPFSLFPLQDWTGIAVRSAEDLIKNLAASLMNSRYTVGTQVSIGDPADILTERAKSADLLIIGSHGRKGLERFLLGSISHALLHQVPCPVLIVR; encoded by the coding sequence ATGCGCGTTCTGATCGCACTCGACTGGTCGGAGCAGGCCTTTGCAGCCGTTCGAGAAGCCTCATATCTCTACGATCTGCACGACGTCACGCTGGTGCATGGGATCGATTTGGGGATGTTTCAATATCCGATCGTCGCGGAAGTCAGCAGCATGCAAGGGTATGACGACTTCCGCAACGCCATGAAGAAAGCCGGTGAGCAACTGCTGGATCACACCACCACGCTCCTGCCGTCCGAAGGCGTGTCGGTTGCGCGCGTCTGTGAATTCGCCAAGCCGGCCTCGCTGATTTTGGACAAGGCGCGGGACCTGCGGCCTGAGCTGATCGTGCTCGGCGCGCGCGGGCGCGGGCGTGTCGGCGAATTCGTCCTGGGAAGTGTCTCCCACCGCGTGGCGATGCATGCGGATTGCACGACCTTAATCGTGAAAGAACGGGAAGCTCCGGTCAAACGCGTCACGGTCGCCGTGGAAGGACATGAAGACGGGGCGCGCATCAAAGCCTGGCTGCTCGCCCATCCGTTCAAGAATCCGGTCGATCTCACCATCGTCAGCGTCGTGCAGCCGATCCCCGCCACCGATCCCTTCAGCCTCTTCCCGCTACAGGATTGGACCGGCATCGCCGTCCGTTCGGCGGAAGACCTGATCAAGAATCTCGCCGCCTCGCTGATGAACAGCCGGTATACGGTCGGTACGCAGGTGAGCATCGGCGATCCAGCAGATATTCTCACGGAACGCGCCAAGTCGGCGGACCTGTTGATCATCGGCTCGCACGGACGAAAAGGGTTGGAGCGGTTTCTCCTGGGGAGTATTTCCCACGCACTGCTCCACCAGGTCCCCTGTCCCGTATTGATTGTGCGATGA
- a CDS encoding nucleotidyltransferase domain-containing protein: MTTANQPPTDTCILKVVVGSHAHGLAGPDSDKDFRSVFVLPTAELFRVGFKYQGTRMMKEEDDETAWEIGHFLQLALQGHPLVLETLVAPVVTMDDWGTELRQLFPRLWSAQTAYDSFLNYCDNQRKKMLEKKDGRPAKYAAAYVRVLFNLCELLERGSFSIRISETPVGEVVRRIKAGQYRPGEVIDLGEYWTEEATRRLRTCTQHARPDLADAFLLKLRKGFLQ, translated from the coding sequence ATGACCACCGCCAACCAGCCGCCGACCGACACCTGCATTCTGAAAGTCGTCGTCGGCTCACATGCACACGGCCTGGCCGGACCGGACAGCGACAAGGATTTCCGCAGCGTCTTCGTGCTACCCACTGCCGAATTGTTCCGTGTCGGTTTCAAATACCAGGGCACGAGGATGATGAAGGAAGAGGACGACGAAACCGCCTGGGAGATCGGACACTTTCTCCAACTCGCGCTGCAAGGACATCCGCTGGTGCTGGAGACACTGGTCGCCCCGGTCGTGACCATGGATGACTGGGGCACGGAGCTGCGGCAACTTTTTCCCCGCCTCTGGTCCGCACAAACCGCCTATGATTCGTTTTTGAACTACTGCGACAACCAGCGCAAGAAGATGCTGGAGAAAAAGGATGGCCGACCGGCCAAATACGCCGCCGCCTACGTGCGGGTGCTATTCAATCTCTGCGAACTGCTGGAACGCGGAAGTTTCAGCATCAGAATCTCCGAAACGCCTGTCGGCGAAGTCGTACGTCGGATCAAGGCGGGACAGTATCGGCCCGGTGAAGTCATCGATCTGGGAGAGTATTGGACTGAAGAAGCCACACGCCGCCTTCGCACCTGCACACAACACGCACGCCCGGACCTCGCCGATGCGTTCCTCTTGAAACTCCGCAAGGGCTTTCTCCAGTAG